Genomic segment of bacterium:
AGGGTCCAGAACGCGAAGGGCACGTGATAGGCGAGCGCGGTGACCACGATGGATCAGGATGGCGCGCTTGCGTCGGGGCATCAACGTGGATCGGCGGACGCCTCGCGAAGGGCCCGCAGGCCCGCGAGAATCGATTCTTCGGCGTCCATCGCGGCGAGCTCCTCGATCGCGCCGTCGAGGATCTCGCGCGTGCGCCGAGCGCGACCCGCCGGGCTGGTCTCGTCCACGTTCGAATCGAAGAAGACCGCGTTCCCGTCGGGATCGCGGGCGGTCCAACAACAGCCGTCCGCGTCGGCGTCGTACTTCGCGGCCTCGTAGAAATCGGGCTCGCCCTCGAGCGCCGGGAAGGCGCTTCGGAGCCGGGCGTTCGCCGCCGGCACGTCACCGCCGCGGACGTTGATCAGGTTCTCGTCGAGGAAGGTCATGAGCGCGACGCGGAATCCGCCGAACCCGAGGAGCGCGCGGGTACCGGGAATCTCGGAGAGGAGCGTCAGGCCGGCTTCCTGATAGAAGCGCTTCGACGCTTCGAGGTCCGCCACGCGGAGACAGAGACTGGGCCAGCCGAGGTAGGACATGTCTTCTCCTTGTCTCAGCGAAGCGGATTCGGACCGCGTGGCCTCAACGCGACTCGCGTCCCGCTCGCATCTCCCGGCGAAGGAGATTCCGGCGCTTTTTGCTCGCTTCCCGCTTCCTCCGCTTGCGGACGACGCCCGGGAGCTTGTTGAGGAGCGAGTCTCCCCAGACCTGGAGGCGGTTGGGCTTCGTGTGGGAGTGCTTCATGCGTTGGCCTCGTTGGGGCGGCGCGGGCAGAGTCGGTTCCCGAAAGACATCAGTCTATGACAGGTCGGACGGATCGCTCGGGTCGTCGTGTCGACTGCGCCGCCGCGGACGACGACGCGCTCTACGGTCCGTCGAGTCTCTGCCCTGTGGCCTCTTCGGGCGGGTCGAGTTGGAAGAGCGGGAGTCTACGTCAGAGGGTGAGGGCCGCGCGCTCAGTTCGGCCGCGTCAGGAAGCGGGCGAACATCCAGACGCCGAAGGCGATCTGGAGACTGAACGCGCCCAGGACCGGCCAGGCGACGTCTGCTCGAAAGAGCTGCGCGCCATAGAACACGGTCAGCGCGACGAGATAGGCGAGGGTCAGCCGAACTGCCCAGGGCTCGCTCGACGAATCGGACTGCGCGGCGCCCCGGTAGACCGCGGGCATCTGCGGCGCATAGACGAACGCCACCGCGGCGAGGCCCAGGAGCGCGACGAGTCGAAGCGCCACCGGTTCGGAGACCGCCGCCGCGTCGAGCGTGACCAGCGCGAGCGTTCCCACGAGCGTGTTGCCCGAGGTCTGGAGCACCGAGAGGAAACGGATCCGCTCGATCGGTCGGAATGCGCGCTCGCGCCCCGAGAACGCGGCCGACACCCCCGCGAAGCCAGCCAGTCCGAGCGCGAGCTCGGAAATCGCGAACCAGGTGTCGTTCATGTTCGTCGGGACTCTCTGCCGTCAGGTCGAAGCCGGGCTCGGAAGTGGATTGCTGCTCCAGGTCATCGCCGGGCGGGCCTGTCCAGCAAGAGCAGTCTTCGCGAGATCTTCCATCCTTGCGAGGTCTTGCGCCAGGTATTCCGATAGATCCCGGACGCTCTCGGCTGAGGCGTGGCATCCGTTCCGGATTGATGGGTCACGAGGACCATGTTCTCGGTCGTCGCTGCGTCGTCCGTCAGCGCGATGAACACGAGGGAGGTCATGTGGTGGCGGGTCTGCTTGCCGGCGAGACGACCTTCGTGGGAATCCTTCGCGTACGCGTAGATGGCAGGGCGTCCTTCCACGCGGGCGTCCGGGACGCGGACTCCGGAAACTTCGACTTCGAAGATGGCGTCCTCGGTGAAGAGGTCGGCGAAACCCTCGGCGTTCTTGGCGTCCCATTGGTACGCGTACTGCGCGATCGCGTCTGCGATGGCGAGGCGGTCGGCCTGGATGCCCCCTTCGTTGGAGCTCGATGCGCACGCGAGCATCAGCATCCCGAGCGTGATCGTCGTCAGCCTGATGGGACGGAACGTCACGTTACTTCGCACCTCTGATTCGCGGGACGCGTCGTCGACGGAGAGCGAGGAAGTCCGCAACAGCTAGTCGACGATCGCCTCATCCACGGTCGAGACGACCTTCGTGCCGCAACGAACGCAGCTTCCCTCGACGATGATCTCACCGCCTTCCTCGTACTCCGCGGGATCCAGCATTCCCAGGTCGACCTCGGCGCAGTTGTCGCACGATGTGTTCCTGAGGATGTGCCGTCTCTCGGATTCGTGACGAGCTGAGAAGTCTCTGTGGCGACGGGACATCTCTTACTCCGGGGCTTCCGCATGACCTACGAGCGGACGGACCGGCAGGCCACCTGCGGACCTCGCCGGCGCCGACCCGATCGAGAGACCGAGAGTCTACGCCAGCTGGCCCGAGCCGCTCTCTTCTCTCGGAGGAGGTAGGGCTCGAGGTGCGGTGGCGCTCCGGTCTTCGCCGATTCCCCGGAACGTCCAGCGGTTTGCTATTTGGCGGGTGGCTATCGTGGCTTCGCGGCCAGCCGAAGGAGCGAGGTATGCGAAAACAGTATCACTTTCGACACTCCGACCGGGGCACGCTCGCCTGGGACGTCGATCGGTTGGTCGAGCAGTCGCGGAACCTCGACGTCGCGAAGGTTCCGCTCTCTGAGATTCGCGAGCTCGACGAGGAATACTGGTTCGGCTTCGAATCGAAGCCAACGTGCCGTGCGATTGCCGAGCACATCATGCTCGTAGAAGAAGCGGATCTCTCGTATCCCATCATCCTCGATTCGGACGGTCGGGTCTTCGACGGAATGCACCGAGTCGTCAAAGCGCTCGTC
This window contains:
- a CDS encoding VOC family protein, which codes for MSYLGWPSLCLRVADLEASKRFYQEAGLTLLSEIPGTRALLGFGGFRVALMTFLDENLINVRGGDVPAANARLRSAFPALEGEPDFYEAAKYDADADGCCWTARDPDGNAVFFDSNVDETSPAGRARRTREILDGAIEELAAMDAEESILAGLRALREASADPR
- a CDS encoding nuclear transport factor 2 family protein yields the protein MTFRPIRLTTITLGMLMLACASSSNEGGIQADRLAIADAIAQYAYQWDAKNAEGFADLFTEDAIFEVEVSGVRVPDARVEGRPAIYAYAKDSHEGRLAGKQTRHHMTSLVFIALTDDAATTENMVLVTHQSGTDATPQPRASGIYRNTWRKTSQGWKISRRLLLLDRPARR